A section of the Pseudomonas sp. Q1-7 genome encodes:
- a CDS encoding HlyD family type I secretion periplasmic adaptor subunit: protein MDDARPARWGVWMVLAGFGGFLVWAIMAPLDAGVVANATVNVTNARKTVQHLTGGTVDAILVREGDKVRAGQELVRLDPTQAIAEQGALSSQYIVAKTVEDRLVAERDGADSVTFDAELLERFGGDPRLMEAIALQQRLFQTRRKALVGEISILRENLNGAEEQLKGLRQVQATRTNQSNLLGQELDGVRSLAAEGYIPRNRMLELERNASELNGSMAQNIADIGRTRNQIAELKLRILQREQDFQKEVESMLTDVQKESTSLAERLRSVDYQVDNTVIRSPIDGIVLGLNIATVGGVIQPGARIMDVVPDKEPLQVDAQVPVQAIDKMVPGLPVDITFPAFNHAQTPNIPGRVLTVAADRLVDEASKQPYYLTQVEVTEEGMKLLGPNNIRAGMPATVTIKTGERSLMSYLMKPLLGRVGNAFKEQ, encoded by the coding sequence ATGGACGACGCCCGCCCGGCGCGGTGGGGTGTGTGGATGGTGCTGGCCGGCTTCGGCGGCTTTCTGGTCTGGGCGATCATGGCCCCGCTGGATGCCGGCGTGGTGGCCAACGCCACGGTCAATGTCACCAACGCACGCAAGACGGTCCAGCACCTCACTGGCGGAACGGTGGATGCCATCCTGGTGCGTGAGGGCGACAAGGTGCGTGCCGGCCAGGAACTGGTGCGCCTGGACCCGACCCAGGCCATCGCCGAGCAGGGCGCCCTGAGTTCCCAGTACATCGTCGCCAAGACGGTGGAGGACCGCCTGGTGGCCGAGCGCGACGGCGCGGACAGCGTGACCTTCGATGCCGAGCTGCTGGAGCGCTTCGGCGGCGACCCGCGTCTGATGGAGGCCATCGCCCTGCAGCAACGGCTGTTCCAGACCCGGCGCAAGGCCCTGGTGGGCGAGATCAGTATCCTGCGCGAGAACCTCAATGGCGCCGAGGAGCAGCTCAAGGGCCTGCGCCAGGTGCAGGCCACCCGCACCAACCAGTCGAACCTGCTGGGCCAGGAACTTGACGGCGTGCGCAGCCTGGCCGCCGAGGGCTACATCCCGCGCAACCGCATGCTCGAACTGGAGCGCAACGCTTCGGAGCTGAACGGCTCCATGGCGCAGAACATCGCGGATATCGGCCGTACGCGGAACCAGATTGCCGAGCTCAAGCTGCGCATCCTCCAGCGTGAGCAGGATTTCCAGAAGGAAGTCGAATCCATGCTGACCGACGTGCAAAAGGAATCCACTTCACTGGCCGAGCGCCTGCGCTCGGTGGACTACCAGGTGGATAACACCGTGATCCGTTCACCCATCGACGGCATCGTCCTGGGCCTGAACATCGCCACCGTGGGCGGCGTCATCCAGCCCGGCGCGCGGATCATGGACGTGGTACCGGACAAGGAACCGCTGCAGGTCGACGCCCAGGTGCCGGTGCAGGCGATCGACAAGATGGTGCCCGGCCTGCCGGTGGACATCACCTTCCCGGCCTTCAACCACGCCCAGACGCCGAACATTCCCGGCCGCGTGCTGACGGTCGCCGCCGACCGCCTGGTGGACGAAGCCAGCAAACAGCCCTATTACTTGACCCAGGTGGAAGTGACCGAAGAAGGCATGAAGCTGCTTGGACCTAACAACATCCGCGCAGGCATGCCGGCCACCGTGACCATCAAGACCGGTGAACGCAGCCTGATGAGTTACCTGATGAAGCCGCTGCTGGGCCGTGTCGGAAACGCATTCAAGGAGCAGTGA
- a CDS encoding ABC transporter ATP-binding protein, with translation MSAVIQDTRESKTLVSLRNLNKHYGDFAAVDNISLDIQDGEFLTFLGSSGSGKSTTLSMLAGFETPSSGEILVDGKSLVNVPPHKRDIGMVFQRYSLFPHLNVRDNIGFPLDIRKQAAGERERRVEAMLKLVQLEKFAQRRPAQLSGGQQQRVAIARALVYEPRILLMDEPLGALDKKLREDLQDELRHLHRRLGITIVYVTHDQEEAMRLSQRIAIFSHGKIVGLGSSYDLYQNPPNAFVASFLGNSNFLKVKAQGNAAASFEGQVLAIRPTAGLQNGQDLVLMVRPEKALVLTPEQAAAEPLAAGWNQIQAKVAETVFLGESLTCSVTTAGGTSLTLKELSGATVPLQPGAPVLVRWAAADACVYTEWNESDLVKGAGAH, from the coding sequence ATGAGTGCCGTGATCCAAGACACCCGCGAAAGCAAGACCCTGGTCAGCCTGCGCAACCTGAACAAGCACTACGGCGACTTCGCCGCCGTCGACAACATATCCCTGGACATTCAGGACGGCGAGTTCCTCACCTTCCTCGGCTCCAGCGGCTCCGGCAAGAGCACCACCTTGTCGATGCTGGCGGGCTTCGAGACACCCAGCTCCGGTGAAATACTGGTAGACGGCAAATCCCTGGTGAACGTACCGCCGCACAAACGCGACATCGGCATGGTGTTCCAGCGCTACTCGCTGTTCCCACACCTCAACGTACGCGACAACATTGGCTTCCCGTTGGACATCCGCAAACAGGCCGCCGGCGAGCGCGAGCGCCGCGTCGAGGCCATGCTCAAGCTGGTGCAACTGGAAAAGTTCGCCCAGCGTCGTCCGGCCCAGCTCTCCGGCGGCCAGCAGCAACGTGTGGCCATCGCCCGCGCCCTGGTGTACGAGCCGCGCATCCTGCTGATGGACGAGCCGCTCGGCGCACTGGACAAGAAACTGCGCGAGGACCTGCAGGATGAATTGCGCCATCTGCACCGCCGCCTCGGCATCACCATCGTCTACGTGACCCACGACCAGGAAGAGGCCATGCGCCTGTCCCAGCGCATCGCCATCTTCAGCCACGGCAAGATCGTGGGTCTGGGCAGCAGCTACGACCTCTACCAGAACCCGCCGAACGCCTTCGTCGCTTCCTTCCTCGGCAACTCGAACTTCCTCAAGGTCAAGGCTCAGGGCAATGCTGCCGCGAGTTTCGAAGGCCAGGTCCTGGCCATCCGCCCCACTGCCGGCCTGCAAAATGGCCAGGACCTGGTGCTGATGGTGCGTCCAGAAAAAGCCCTGGTACTGACCCCGGAACAAGCCGCGGCCGAACCCCTTGCCGCCGGCTGGAACCAGATCCAGGCCAAGGTAGCCGAGACGGTGTTCCTTGGGGAAAGCCTGACCTGCAGCGTAACCACCGCAGGCGGTACCAGCCTGACGCTCAAGGAGCTTTCCGGCGCCACCGTCCCGCTGCAACCAGGTGCCCCGGTGCTGGTACGCTGGGCGGCGGCAGATGCCTGCGTGTACACCGAATGGAACGAAAGCGACCTGGTGAAAGGCGCCGGCGCGCACTGA
- a CDS encoding TolC family outer membrane protein — translation MSARMALAGILGAVALPATAMDLSEAWNTYQVQGPTYLASVHERQAGQEYKELGKAGLLPNISGTAFWRRVDGTSEQDNILGRSVESDLEYDSRGAVIELRQPLFNKQRMAEYRQGNIRTELSNAVFDAKTQESAVSLASRYFAVLLALETIDLAKIRLKNLEQQVLSAKRRFELGDGTVIDVDQASAQRDLAQADLIEAEDNLLVARRLLQELLGVLPEEMSTLRTEFPTPPLEPPTLQDWIRDARVNNPAIIARRRNLDAADEEVNRARAGHWPTLDFVAAYNDSESDSVSTQDQKNSYGSVGVEFRMPIFTGGATSAQVRQASANRELANDQLNSSREEVLSGTTREFRGVQSGEQRVRALEKAVVSSERAQDSARKGFQAGTSTNLDILNAEEQAFVARRDLLEAKLRYLLSRLRLAASVGSLGNDDIQRANDYLGPTIPLLP, via the coding sequence ATGAGCGCCCGGATGGCTCTGGCCGGAATTCTCGGTGCCGTCGCCTTGCCCGCGACGGCCATGGACCTCAGCGAAGCCTGGAACACCTACCAGGTCCAGGGGCCGACCTACCTGGCCTCGGTGCACGAGCGCCAGGCCGGCCAGGAATACAAGGAGCTGGGCAAGGCCGGCCTGCTGCCGAACATCAGCGGCACCGCCTTCTGGCGGCGGGTGGACGGCACCAGCGAGCAGGACAACATCCTCGGTCGCAGCGTGGAGAGCGACCTGGAGTATGACTCCAGAGGCGCGGTGATCGAGTTGCGCCAGCCGCTGTTCAACAAGCAGCGAATGGCCGAGTACCGCCAGGGCAACATCCGCACCGAGCTGAGCAACGCGGTATTCGATGCCAAGACCCAGGAGTCCGCGGTGAGCCTGGCCAGCCGTTATTTCGCCGTGCTGCTGGCGCTGGAAACCATCGATCTGGCGAAGATCCGGCTGAAGAACCTGGAGCAGCAGGTACTGTCGGCCAAGCGCCGCTTCGAGCTGGGCGATGGTACTGTGATCGACGTCGACCAAGCCTCCGCCCAGCGTGACCTGGCCCAGGCCGACCTGATCGAGGCCGAGGACAACCTGCTGGTGGCGCGGCGCCTGTTGCAGGAGCTGCTCGGCGTGCTGCCGGAGGAAATGTCCACCCTGCGCACCGAATTCCCCACGCCGCCGCTGGAACCGCCGACCCTGCAGGACTGGATCCGCGATGCCCGGGTCAACAACCCCGCCATCATCGCCCGGCGGCGAAACCTGGATGCGGCGGACGAAGAGGTGAACCGAGCCAGGGCGGGACACTGGCCGACCCTGGACTTCGTGGCTGCCTACAACGATTCGGAGAGCGATTCCGTTTCCACCCAGGACCAGAAGAACAGCTATGGCTCGGTGGGCGTCGAGTTCCGCATGCCGATCTTCACCGGCGGTGCCACCAGCGCCCAGGTGCGCCAGGCCTCCGCGAACCGCGAACTGGCCAACGACCAGTTGAACTCCAGCCGTGAGGAGGTACTGTCCGGCACCACCCGCGAGTTCCGGGGCGTGCAGAGTGGCGAGCAGCGTGTGCGCGCGCTGGAGAAGGCGGTGGTGTCCAGCGAGCGTGCCCAGGATTCGGCGCGCAAGGGGTTCCAGGCCGGCACCAGTACCAACCTGGACATCCTCAACGCCGAGGAACAGGCCTTCGTCGCCCGCCGCGACCTGCTGGAGGCCAAGCTGCGCTACCTGCTGTCGCGTCTGCGCCTGGCAGCGTCGGTGGGCTCCCTGGGCAACGACGACATCCAGCGCGCCAACGACTACCTGGGGCCGACGATTCCGTTGCTGCCGTGA